GCGGCGTCCGCGCCTCGGTGCCGGCCGAGCGGTACGCGAACGCCCCCGTGGTCGCGGCGGCCGACCAGTCCGCGCGCCTCGTCGCCGACACCATCGACGGCCCGGAGGAGAGCGCGTTCCCGCTGCCGGACACCGCCCGCGTGGACGCGGGGCTCGCCGCGAAGGCCGCCCGGGCGCCGGGTGCCGCGGCCGCGGTGCCGGACTTCACCTTCCCGGTGCGGCAGGGTGCGGGCCCCGGCGGCGCGGGACTCACCGGTCACGGCTGGGGCTCGCACGCCTTCACCGGCACCGCGCTGACCGAGGGCGCCGCACCCGGCGCGGGCGAGGTGGTGCTCGACGCCGCCGCGGCCCGTACCGCGCAGGCCGCCGTGGGCGACTCCGTCGCCCTCGAAACGGCCGCCGGCCGCGCCGTCTTCCGGGTCTCCGGGCTGGCCGAGGCCGGGCCGGGTGACACCGCGGGGTCCGGCGCGAGGGCCGGTGGCGGTGCCACCGCCTGGTTCGCCGACACCGAGGCACCCGTGCTGGCGGGGCACCCCGGCAAGGCCGACGCCATCGCCGTACTCGCCGAGGACGGCACCGGCACGGACGCCCTCGCCGCGGCCGTCGGGAAGTCCCTGGCCGGCTCCGACGCGCTGGTCCGCACCGGCGACGACCGCGGCGAGGTCGAGGACCACGGCCTGGCGTACGCCAAGGAGACCCTCACCGGACTCGGCGGCTCCTTCGGCGGCGTCGCCACCCTGGTCGCCGTCTTCACCGCGGCCGGGACCGTCGCCCTCTCCGTCGGCCAGCGCGGCCGCGAGTTCGCGCTGCTGCGCGCCGTCGGCGCCACCCCGCGGCAGATCCGCCGCGCGGTCGCCACCGAGGCACTGCTCGTCGCGCCGCTCGCCGGGCTGCTCGGCTGCCTGCCGGGGATCGCGCTGGCGAACTGGTGGTTCGGACAGCTGAAGGACCGCGGGGCGATTCCGGAGGCCGTCGAGCTGCACGTCTCGTGGCTCCCGCCCCTCGCCGCCGTCGGTGCCGGGCTGCTCACGGCGCTCGGCGCGGGCTGGGCGGCCGGGCGCAGGCCCGCGAGGATCAAGCCGGGGCAGGCACTCGCCGAGGCCTCGGTGGAGCGGCTGCGGCCGGGCGTCGTCCGTACCGTCCTCGGACTGGGTGCCCTGGCCGGCGCGGCGGTCCTGGCCGGCGTCGCCGCCTCCGCCGCCGGTGGCGACGCGGCCAACGCCTCCCTCGGCGTCATCATGCTCTTCATGCTGGCCGTCGCCCTGCTCGGCCCCGTGGTGGCCCGGCTGTGCGCCGCGCTCTTCGGCCTGCTGCTGCGCGGCGGCGGCGCCCCGGCCGCGCTGGCCGCCGCCAACTCCCGCACCAACGCCCGCCGGCTGGCGTCCGCGCTCACCCCGATCGTGATGGCGATGGCCTTCGCCTCGACGCTGGTCTTCATGCACACGAGCGAGAGCCGCACCGCCGAGGACCAGCTCCGCGCCGGCCTCACCGCCGACCACGTCGTCACCGACCCGGCGGGCCTGCCCGCCGACGCCGCCGGCCGGGCCGCCCGCGCTCCCGGCGTCGAAGCGGCGGTGAGCCTGCTGGACACCCAGGTGCTGGTCCCCGTCCGGGGCGGCGGCGAGACGTCGCTCCAGGCGTCGGCGGCCCAGGGCATCTCGGGCTCCGGCGCCCAGCTCGCCGAGGTGCAGGACCTCGACGTACGCAGCGGCAGCCTGGACCGCGTGGGTGCGGGCCGGATCGCGGTCGACAGGACGCTCGCCACCGCGGCGGACGTCGAGGTCGGCGACGCACTGCCGCTCTACCTCCCCGACGGCACCCGGGCCCGCCCGGAAGTCGTCGCGGTCTACGGCCGCGGCCTGGGCCTGGCGGCGGTGACCATGGACCGCGCCTCCCTGGCCGGCCACGTCACCTCGGCCTTCGACAG
The Streptomyces sp. NBC_01723 genome window above contains:
- a CDS encoding ABC transporter permease, with the protein product MRSLAPNGLARAAVRFKPASFAGTFVALMMSALIVTAYGVLLESGVRASVPAERYANAPVVAAADQSARLVADTIDGPEESAFPLPDTARVDAGLAAKAARAPGAAAAVPDFTFPVRQGAGPGGAGLTGHGWGSHAFTGTALTEGAAPGAGEVVLDAAAARTAQAAVGDSVALETAAGRAVFRVSGLAEAGPGDTAGSGARAGGGATAWFADTEAPVLAGHPGKADAIAVLAEDGTGTDALAAAVGKSLAGSDALVRTGDDRGEVEDHGLAYAKETLTGLGGSFGGVATLVAVFTAAGTVALSVGQRGREFALLRAVGATPRQIRRAVATEALLVAPLAGLLGCLPGIALANWWFGQLKDRGAIPEAVELHVSWLPPLAAVGAGLLTALGAGWAAGRRPARIKPGQALAEASVERLRPGVVRTVLGLGALAGAAVLAGVAASAAGGDAANASLGVIMLFMLAVALLGPVVARLCAALFGLLLRGGGAPAALAAANSRTNARRLASALTPIVMAMAFASTLVFMHTSESRTAEDQLRAGLTADHVVTDPAGLPADAAGRAARAPGVEAAVSLLDTQVLVPVRGGGETSLQASAAQGISGSGAQLAEVQDLDVRSGSLDRVGAGRIAVDRTLATAADVEVGDALPLYLPDGTRARPEVVAVYGRGLGLAAVTMDRASLAGHVTSAFDSTLLVSGGEAGPLAALGEVTDASGYALARNVERELGAWANYTMAAVLGGFAAVAAVNTLVMTVLDRRRELTALRLVGSTRRQVLRMLRWESLLVSVAGVALGTAIAMITLTPMMRGLTGESPHVPPLLYATFAAVVVALGLLSVTLPARAALRDRDG